The following are from one region of the Sandaracinus amylolyticus genome:
- a CDS encoding GAF domain-containing protein, whose amino-acid sequence MSTEDLIVRLRADVARGATQRELAPVIDALASELEARRALEARVRASHAAMMRLARSPSVGEGRLDDALREITECASQVLRCARSSVWIYDADHTAIRCIDLYLADSGAHEVGIVLPAKTYPAYFRALREDRTIAARDAHTDPRTSEFSAGYLAPLGIGAMLDAPIHVGGRMIGVLCNEHVGAARAWSADEEQFAGSIADFVALAMESQKRREIEDQLRAMVAALEDER is encoded by the coding sequence ATGAGCACCGAGGATCTGATCGTTCGACTGCGCGCGGACGTCGCGCGCGGTGCCACGCAGCGAGAGCTCGCGCCGGTGATCGACGCTCTGGCGAGCGAGCTCGAGGCACGACGCGCGCTCGAGGCGCGCGTGCGCGCGAGCCACGCGGCGATGATGCGCCTCGCGCGCAGCCCGAGCGTCGGCGAAGGACGGCTCGACGACGCGCTCCGCGAGATCACCGAGTGCGCGAGCCAGGTGCTCCGCTGCGCGCGCAGCAGCGTGTGGATCTACGACGCGGACCACACCGCGATCCGCTGCATCGATCTCTATCTCGCGGACAGCGGCGCCCACGAGGTCGGCATCGTGCTCCCCGCGAAGACCTATCCCGCGTACTTCCGCGCGCTGCGCGAGGACCGCACGATCGCCGCGCGCGATGCGCACACCGATCCGCGCACGTCGGAGTTCTCGGCGGGTTATCTCGCGCCGCTGGGGATCGGCGCGATGCTCGATGCGCCGATCCACGTCGGCGGTCGGATGATCGGCGTGCTCTGCAACGAGCACGTCGGCGCCGCGCGCGCGTGGAGCGCGGACGAGGAGCAGTTCGCGGGATCGATCGCGGACTTCGTCGCGCTCGCGATGGAGAGCCAGAAGCGCCGCGAGATCGAGGATCAGCTGCGCGCGATGGTCGCGGCGCTCGAGGACGAGCGCTGA
- a CDS encoding response regulator — protein sequence MRAERFDDALARLYEARDERPDDAELADAIRFVRERALRNGLDRLGSLESVPRRLSIPVPTSLGADERYLLGLVDGEASIDELLDASTLGRHRTVRALCTLLDRDMVRVDAITSAPVVTPDAALARHVLVADGHPPSAALTRTMLRLVLGAAARLETVGSVTQLTAAAQKQRPDLVVTETMLPGGDGVAALRTLRRAHGGAIPAIVIASRVELALVSGRAPDGCAVLARPIEKSALIDALATIGIARKA from the coding sequence GTGCGAGCGGAGCGTTTCGACGACGCGCTCGCACGTCTCTACGAGGCGCGCGACGAACGTCCGGACGACGCCGAGCTCGCGGACGCGATCCGCTTCGTGCGCGAGCGCGCGCTCCGCAACGGGCTCGATCGGCTCGGCTCGCTCGAGTCGGTGCCACGGCGCCTGAGCATCCCGGTGCCCACGTCGCTGGGCGCCGACGAGCGCTACCTGCTCGGGCTCGTCGACGGCGAGGCGTCGATCGACGAGCTGCTCGACGCGTCGACGCTCGGGCGACATCGCACCGTGCGCGCGCTGTGCACGCTGCTCGATCGCGACATGGTGCGCGTCGACGCGATCACGAGCGCGCCGGTGGTCACGCCCGACGCCGCGCTCGCGCGCCACGTGCTCGTCGCGGACGGACATCCGCCGTCGGCGGCGCTGACGCGCACGATGTTGCGCCTCGTGCTCGGCGCCGCGGCGCGGCTCGAGACGGTGGGCTCGGTCACGCAGCTCACGGCGGCGGCGCAGAAGCAGCGCCCCGATCTCGTCGTGACCGAGACGATGCTGCCGGGAGGCGACGGAGTCGCGGCGCTGCGCACGCTGCGTCGCGCCCACGGCGGCGCGATCCCCGCGATCGTGATCGCATCGCGCGTCGAGCTCGCGCTCGTCTCGGGCCGCGCGCCCGATGGATGCGCGGTGCTCGCGCGACCGATCGAGAAGTCCGCGCTGATCGACGCGCTCGCGACGATCGGGATCGCGCGCAAGGCCTGA